The following coding sequences lie in one Cloeon dipterum chromosome 1, ieCloDipt1.1, whole genome shotgun sequence genomic window:
- the LOC135934321 gene encoding phospholipase A1 VesT1.02-like: MHHLLPAALLVHFAVQVFARPGIEIIPPVLEPAGAEEDETDNEVEEAISTIQASPGEGVEWMLMPGANGEVHLAVLSPPPAMDDALRYMRPTDVEFFLYSRDNPDEPERAYFKKSCKPSFKFFKSSRPTKFLIHGFGDGVQTSLMYPILKEAFLTKEDANVFLVDWSQLAGTPWYKAAVGNTRYVGRRVAYLIEHLVNSSNANVRDFHIVGFSLGSHVAGIAGAKIASLTGQKLPRITGLDPASVLYGGSPLDERLDVTDADYVEVVHTSGGYLGYLDPIGKVDFFPNGGSWPQPGCFMDFVAVCSHRRAYYYFAEALLTDNGFKAESCMSWHAYELENCPESSSIFMGSHELPDRSESMTGNFFLRTHAKEPYQMADE; the protein is encoded by the exons ATGCACCACCTTTTGCCAGCTGCCCTCCTCGTCCACTTCGCGGTGCAAG TTTTTGCGCGGCCAGGGATTGAAATAATTCCGCCGGTGCTAGAACCTGCCGGAGCGGAGGAAGATGAGACGGACAATGAGGTCGAGGAAGCAATTTCCACGATACAGGCGAGTCCTGGTGAAGGAGTTGAGTGGATGCTGATGCCTGGCGCCAACGGAGAGGTCCACCTGGCCGTTCTGTCGCCGCCTCCGGCGATGGACGATGCCTTGAGATACATGAGGCCCACCGacgttgaatttttcttgtatAGCAG AGACAATCCTGATGAGCCAGAGCGAGCATACTTCAAAAAATCGTGCAAGCCATcctttaaattctttaaatcgAGTCGGCCGACAAAGTTCCTAATCCACGGCTTCGGCGATGGTGTCCAAACATCCCTTATGTATCCTATTTTGAAAGAGG CCTTTCTCACCAAGGAAGACGCGAACGTGTTTCTGGTCGACTGGTCGCAGTTGGCGGGAACCCCCTGGTACAAGGCTGCCGTCGGCAACACGCGCTACGTCGGCAGGCGGGTTGCGTATCTCATTGAGCATCTGGTCAACTCGAGCAACGCGAACGTCCGTGATTTTCATATAGTTGGATTCAGCCTTGGCTCCCACGTAGCTGGCATTGCTGGAGCCAAAATTGCGTCGCTCACCGGCCAGAAGTTGCCCAGGATCACAG GTCTGGACCCAGCTAGCGTTCTCTACGGTGGATCTCCACTAGACGAAAGACTGGACGTGACAGATGCTGATTATGTTGAGGTTGTGCACACCTCTGGAGGATATTTGGGCTACTTAGACCCTATTGGAAAGGTTGATTTCTTCCCAAACGGTGGCTCGTGGCCTCAGCCTGGCTGCTTCATGGATTTTGtcg cTGTGTGCAGTCACAGGAGGGCCTACTACTACTTCGCAGAAGCACTCTTGACTGATAATGGCTTCAAAGCCGAGTCTTGCATGTCATGGCACGCCTATGAACTAGAAAACTGTCCCGAATCATCCAGCATCTTTATGGGCAGCCATGAGCTGCCGGACCGCTCTGAGAG CATGACCGGCAACTTCTTCTTGAGAACGCACGCTAAGGAGCCGTATCAAATGGCAGACGAATGA